In Thunnus thynnus chromosome 13, fThuThy2.1, whole genome shotgun sequence, the following proteins share a genomic window:
- the LOC137196005 gene encoding smoothelin-like protein 2: MDGTTKGVQETVVSEALVQFNATLQDAIKEVNVDVSAFKQRIEQRIEEMCISNGRLAESVTKLQEENLQLRGKLEALNRLVEGLDGVKIERSPAEVKETIMQESIENGHVEIQSKTLEDKRGLANSGTTTSNSEPSGSSAGSSHAAAAAAAPSNTSVPPPWRAKRLAEMNGTDGKGEKNVTTTAQENGNHKHQENISVDSDAAQTAETVPQSHQPLTSITKPGSVSSAITNSSVETPKMSDQEDSSLLTKPHSPLTAMTKASSEAPAVPQCPASVAKETQETPVKSLESPAKSDADEPQPHLPVTAMSTKPSPEGLLAAKPAQTPASVPKAAEAPTGEAVEYPFKRGTSGAKEVPSRVSQEQSSSESQSVTHLPLTAVTKNSSDTSAAPKSDQSSASVPESPTIKRGQYPFRRDVSEPKPYLPLTAMTKPNTESSSSAMPAQTPSLSGSQDSTVKPGEYPFKRAPVLKTSSPSLKRSVSFPQSAEKLLPSKSIIKSGFSPKLDKKANKAGGDELKQDLMKSKTLPRSNGAQARRALFERMNSEPTKPRDSKPKLKRSQSFGVSSASGIKQILLEWCRSKTIGYRNIDIQNFSSSWSDGMAFCALVHSFFPLEFDYNTLDPANRKHNLQLAFTTAEEQADCLRLIEVEDMMDMGDKPDPMCVFTYVQSLYNHLKKFE, translated from the exons ATGGATGGAACCACAAAGGGTGTTCAGGAGACAGTGGTCAGCGAGGCTCTGGTTCAGTTCAATGCCACCTTGCAAGATGCCATAAAGGAGGTGAACGTGGACGTAAGTGCTTTCAAGCAGCGCATAGAGCAGAGGATCGAGGAAATGTGCATCTCCAACGGACGCTTGGCCGAGTCAGTGACCAAGCTGCAGGAGGAGAACCTGCAGCTCAGGGGGAAGCTGGAGGCCCTCAACCGCCTGGTGGAAGGTCTCGATGGGGTGAAGATCGAGAGGAGTCCTGCTGAAGTAAAGGAGACAATCATGCAGGAAAGTATAGAGAATGGACATGTTGAAATACAGTCCAAGACCCTGGAAGACAAGAGGGGTCTGGCTAACTCTGGAACCACTACCTCGAACTCTGAACCATCAGGTTCAAGTGCAGGATCAAGCCatgctgctgccgctgccgctGCTCCCAGCAACACCTCAGTGCCTCCTCCATGGAGAGCAAAGAGACTTGCTGAAATGAAT GGCACTGAtggaaaaggggagaaaaatgTTACCACAACTGCACAAGAGAATGGGAATCACAAGCATCAAG AAAACATATCAGTGGACTCCGATGCGGCCCAAACTGCTGAAACTGTTCCCCAATCCCACCAGCCTCTCACCTCCATCACCAAACCAGGCTCAGTGTCTTCAGCCATAACTAACTCTTCTGTGGAAACCCCCAAAATGTCTG acCAGGAAGACTCAAGTCTTCTTACCAAACCCCATTCTCCCCTCACTGCAATGACAAAAGCCAGCTCTGAAGCTCCAGCAGTTCCTCAGTGTCCTGCCTCAGTGgctaaagaaacacaagaaacgCCAGTGAAATCATTAGAGTCTCCTGCTAAAAGTG ATGCTGATGAACCACAGCCCCATCTCCCCGTCACTGCCATGAGCACCAAACCCAGTCCTGAGGGTCTGCTTGCAGCCAAACCTGCTCAGACTCCAGCATCAGTGCCTAAAGCAGCAGAGGCTCCAACAGGGGAGGCAGTGGAATATCCTTTTAAAAGAG GTACATCTGGAGCAAAAGAGGTGCCTTCCCGGGTATCTCAGGAACAGTCAAGCTCTGAATCCCAATCTGTCACCCATCTTCCACTCACAGCTGTGACCAAGAACAGCTCTGACACTTCTGCTGCACCCAAATCTGATCAGAGTTCTGCTTCAGTACCAGAATCCCCAACAATAAAGCGAGGCCAATATCCATTTAGACGTG ATGTCAGTGAACCCAAGCCGTACCTGCCGCTCACTGCCATGACTAAACCCAACACAGAGTCTTCATCATCTGCTATGCCAGCACAGACTCCAAGTCTTTCAGGATCACAGGACTCTACTGTAAAACCAGGGGAATATCCCTTTAAGCGAG CACCAGTTCTCAAGACATCAAGTCCCAGTCTAAAGAGAAGTGTGAGCTTCCCTCAATCAGCAG AAAAATTGCTTCCCTCCAAATCAATCATAAAATCTGGTTTCTCACCTAAGTTGGACAA GAAAGCAAACAAAGCAGGAGGGGATGAGTTAAAGCAGGACTTGATGAAATCTAAAACACTTCCACGCTCAAATGGTGCTCAGGCCAGACGGGCTCTATTTGAGAGGATGAACTCAGAGCCTACCAA GCCGAGGGATTCCAAGCCTAAACTGAAGCGCTCTCAGAGTTTTGGAGTGTCCAGTGCCAGTGGTATTAAACAGATTCTCTTGGAGTGGTGCCGCTCAAAAACCATTGGTTATCGG AACATAGACATCCAGAATTTCTCCTCCAGTTGGAGTGATGGGATGGCTTTCTGCGCTCTAGTCCACTCTTTCTTCCCACTGGAGTTTGATTACAACACTCTGGACCCTGCAAACCGCAAACACAACTTACAGCTGGCATTCACCACCGCAGA GGAGCAGGCAGACTGTCTCCGTCTGATCGAGGTGGAGGACATGATGGATATGGGGGACAAGCCAGAccccatgtgtgtgtttacgtaCGTCCAGTCCCTCTACAACCACCTGAAGAAGTTTGAATAA
- the LOC137196009 gene encoding adapter molecule crk-like isoform X1 produces the protein MAGNFDAEDRASWYWGRLSRQEAVSLLQGQRHGVFLVRDSITSPGDYVLSVSENSKVSHYIINSISNNRQSGSGLVPPRFRIGDQEFEALPALLEFYKIHYLDTTTLIEPISKAKHAGFISSSTAGVPQQPEEAEFVRALFDFPGNDEEDLPFRKGDILRVLEKPEEQWWNAANQEGRAGMIPVPYVEKYRPASPPAASLGPPAAGTGQGGLVGGAAGSTDGTGAAQANPQGDPGQYAQPVVNTQLPNLQNGPVYARAIQKRVPNAYDKTALALEVGDMVKVTKINVNGQWEGECKGKRGHFPFTHVRLLEQHHPDDES, from the exons ATGGCCGGTAATTTTGATGCCGAAGACCGTGCTAGCTGGTACTGGGGGAGGCTGAGCCGCCAGGAAGCCGTTTCTCTCCTACAGGGACAGAGACATGGCGTTTTCCTGGTGAGGGACTCAATAACCAGCCCCGGTGACTACGTGCTGTCCGTTTCAGAGAACTCCAAAGTGTCCCATTATATAATCAACAGCATCAGTAACAACCGGCAATCCGGCTCAG GTTTGGTTCCTCCTCGGTTTCGGATTGGGGATCAGGAGTTTGAGGCGCTGCCGGCCCTGCTGGAGTTTTATAAGATCCACTATCTGGACACCACCACACTCATAGAGCCCATAAGCAAGGCCAAGCACGCAGGATTCATCAGCTCCTCCACTGCTGGCGTCCCCCAGCAGCCCGAGGAGGCTGAGTTTGTTCGGGCACTGTTTGACTTCCCTGGCAACGATGAGGAGGACCTCCCCTTCCGCAAGGGCGACATCCTGCGCGTCCTGGAGAAGCCGGAGGAGCAGTGGTGGAACGCTGCTAACCAGGAAGGCCGAGCCGGAATGATCCCCGTCCCCTATGTGGAGAAGTACCGGCCCGCCTCGCCGCCCGCTGCCAGCCTGGGTCCCCCCGCTGCGGGGACGGGACAGGGGGGGCTTGTCGGAGGTGCAGCGGGCAGCACAGATGGAACAGGGGCCGCTCAGGCCAACCCTCAGGGGGACCCAGGCCAGTACGCTCAGCCTGTAGTCAACACCCAACTTCCCAACCTACAAAACGGGCCTGTCTATGCCCGAGCCATTCAGAAGAGGGTGCCCAACGCCTACGACAAGACGGCGCTCGCTCTGGAG GTGGGAGACATGGTAAAAGTGACCAAGATCAACGTCAACGGCCAGTGGGAGGGTGAGTGTAAGGGCAAACGAGGCCACTTTCCCTTCACCCACGTTCGACTGTTGGAACAACACCATCCTGACGACGAGAGCTGA
- the LOC137196009 gene encoding adapter molecule crk-like isoform X2, producing the protein MAGNFDAEDRASWYWGRLSRQEAVSLLQGQRHGVFLVRDSITSPGDYVLSVSENSKVSHYIINSISNNRQSGSGLVPPRFRIGDQEFEALPALLEFYKIHYLDTTTLIEPISKAKHAGFISSSTAGVPQQPEEAEFVRALFDFPGNDEEDLPFRKGDILRVLEKPEEQWWNAANQEGRAGMIPVPYVEKYRPASPPAASLGPPAAGTGQGGLVGGAAGSTDGTGAAQANPQGDPGQYAQPVVNTQLPNLQNGPVYARAIQKRVPNAYDKTALALELRQRRLS; encoded by the exons ATGGCCGGTAATTTTGATGCCGAAGACCGTGCTAGCTGGTACTGGGGGAGGCTGAGCCGCCAGGAAGCCGTTTCTCTCCTACAGGGACAGAGACATGGCGTTTTCCTGGTGAGGGACTCAATAACCAGCCCCGGTGACTACGTGCTGTCCGTTTCAGAGAACTCCAAAGTGTCCCATTATATAATCAACAGCATCAGTAACAACCGGCAATCCGGCTCAG GTTTGGTTCCTCCTCGGTTTCGGATTGGGGATCAGGAGTTTGAGGCGCTGCCGGCCCTGCTGGAGTTTTATAAGATCCACTATCTGGACACCACCACACTCATAGAGCCCATAAGCAAGGCCAAGCACGCAGGATTCATCAGCTCCTCCACTGCTGGCGTCCCCCAGCAGCCCGAGGAGGCTGAGTTTGTTCGGGCACTGTTTGACTTCCCTGGCAACGATGAGGAGGACCTCCCCTTCCGCAAGGGCGACATCCTGCGCGTCCTGGAGAAGCCGGAGGAGCAGTGGTGGAACGCTGCTAACCAGGAAGGCCGAGCCGGAATGATCCCCGTCCCCTATGTGGAGAAGTACCGGCCCGCCTCGCCGCCCGCTGCCAGCCTGGGTCCCCCCGCTGCGGGGACGGGACAGGGGGGGCTTGTCGGAGGTGCAGCGGGCAGCACAGATGGAACAGGGGCCGCTCAGGCCAACCCTCAGGGGGACCCAGGCCAGTACGCTCAGCCTGTAGTCAACACCCAACTTCCCAACCTACAAAACGGGCCTGTCTATGCCCGAGCCATTCAGAAGAGGGTGCCCAACGCCTACGACAAGACGGCGCTCGCTCTGGAG CTGAGGCAGCGTAGATTGTCCTGA